The window TGAACCACGGCACCGTGGGCGTGCGGGCAGCCTACATGCTGGTCCGCAATTTTGCGGGCGTGCAGGGTTTGAGCGTGAAGGCTGGTCGCCAATACATCGTGTTCGGCAACCACTCCCTGTTTGGCCACTTCGATTGGGCCAATACGGGATTCTCCCATGACGGTATCATGTTGAATTACAGCACCAAGTCCTTTGACACCTACCTCGGCTGGTTCCGTACCTCGGAAGGGGACATGAATCAGGGGGCACCGACTGGTTCGGTCCAGACGAACACGGTTGGCGCCGCCAATGGCGGCGGTTCGAGTGGCGATGCCAATATGTTCATTTTCTACAATCAGATCAAGTCTGTCCCCGGATTCCTGATCGAGCCCTATTACATTTTGTATGCTAATAGTGCAGTCTTCAACAATAATGCAGGAACCCAGGTCAATGCTGGGGCGGGCATTGGAACGGCGAAGCATTCCAATCAGATCCGCCATACGGTTGGTAACAGGATCGAAATGCGCAAGGGCAATTTCGATGCGACCAACGAATTGGTCTACCAGTTTGGTTCAATGGGTGATCAGATGAATGCAGTTGCCGACCAGAACACCGACGGTAAGCGGAACCTGCATATTAACGCCTGGGCCACCAGAAACTGGATCGGCTATACCCATTACCAGTCATCCTGGAAGCCACGGTTGGCTTTCAACTTCGACTATGCCTCGGGCGATGGACGTGCGCAGTGCGGCGCCGGCTTACAAGGGACTTGTAAGAGTGCAAATACGTTTGAGAACTTGTTCCCGACGAACCACATCCACATGGGTTACATGGACGTCCAAGCCTGGAAGAACATGATGAGCCCTTCGATCAACTTCCAAGCAAGGCCGACCAAGGATGACCATATCGAGATTTGGGCGACCAGCCTGAACCTGGCCAACAAGGAAGACAACTGGTACCGTGGCAGCCAGGGCGCCTATGTCTATTCGAAGGTGGGGAACACCAAGACGCACATCGGTGACGAATTGGAC of the Nitrospirota bacterium genome contains:
- a CDS encoding alginate export family protein, translated to MRSIQGRMGWAGMATFFSAAVMATGMSFVTAPAQAAFELPEGEKITNVPAIPRAIPQKEAYELYDPKIGKNFDLKNFWLRADLRVRPEMRNNTCFGSNMSGTAGACNARNTNTTANGTKGQQNDQFTQQMTRLGIGYDVSPDVNFYMELINSSTWGTNSATGNGTAAGANGGAADPSLNHGTVGVRAAYMLVRNFAGVQGLSVKAGRQYIVFGNHSLFGHFDWANTGFSHDGIMLNYSTKSFDTYLGWFRTSEGDMNQGAPTGSVQTNTVGAANGGGSSGDANMFIFYNQIKSVPGFLIEPYYILYANSAVFNNNAGTQVNAGAGIGTAKHSNQIRHTVGNRIEMRKGNFDATNELVYQFGSMGDQMNAVADQNTDGKRNLHINAWATRNWIGYTHYQSSWKPRLAFNFDYASGDGRAQCGAGLQGTCKSANTFENLFPTNHIHMGYMDVQAWKNMMSPSINFQARPTKDDHIEIWATSLNLANKEDNWYRGSQGAYVYSKVGNTKTHIGDELDVAYTHMFMDGKLAFQAAYGHLFAGGYIAENLGTSRGQDWAYAQLWVNF